Genomic window (Streptomyces liliiviolaceus):
GTGAAGACCGCCGACGAGCACCGCATCCGCCGGTACGGCTTCCACGGCACCTCGCACGCGTACGTGTCCCGCAAGGCCGCCGAGCTGCTCGGGCGGGCTCCCGAGGACGTGAACGTCATCGTGCTGCACCTGGGCAACGGCGCGTCGGCCTCGGCGGTCGAGGGCGGCCGGTGCGTGGACACCTCCATGGGGCTGACGCCTTTGGAGGGGCTCGTGATGGGTACGCGCTCGGGAGACGTGGATCCCGCGGTCATCTTCCATTTGATGCGCGTTGGCGAAATGTCCACGGACGAGATCGACACTCTGCTCAACAAGAAGAGCGGGCTGCTCGGACTGTGCGGTGACAACGACATGCGGGAGATCCGCCGCCGTATCGACGAGGGCGGCGAGGACGCCGCACCGGCGCGGCTCGCCTTCGACATCTACATACACCGGCTGAAGAAGTACATCGGCGCGTATTACGCGGTACTGGGCCGGGTCGACGCGGTCGTCTTCACGGCGGGCGTCGGGGAGAACGCGGCCCCGGTGCGCGAGGCCGCGATCGCGGGTCTGGACTCGCTGGGCCTGGCCGTGGACGGCGGCCTGAACGCCGTACGGTCCGGCGAGGCGCGGCTGATCTCGCCGGAGGGCGCGCGGGTCGCGGTGGCCGTCGTGCCGACCGACGAGGAACTGGAGATCGCGCACCAGACGTACGCGCTCGTGGCGGACAAGGACGCCGGGACCGCCTGAAAAAGCCTCGAAGACATTAAAAAGTCCGCTGGGAGAACGACGGGAAAACAGCCGGTCGGGTCCACGCCTGAGCGCACACCCGCCCATTTGTATCTTCCACCAGACGGAATATTCCGAAGCGAAACAAACCGATAGGATCGCCCCCATGCGCCGTTCCAAAATCGTCTGCACACTCGGTCCCGCCGTCGACTCCCACGAACAGCTCGTCTCGCTGATCGAGGCCGGCATGAACGTGGCCCGTTTCAACTTCAGCCACGGCTCCCACGCCGAGCACCAGGGCCGCTACGAGCGGGTCCGCTCCGCCGCCCGGGAGACCGGCCGCGCCATCGGCGTCCTGGCCGACCTCCAGGGCCCGAAGATCCGGCTGGAGACCTTCGCCGAGGGCCCCGTCGAGCTGGAGCGCGGTGACGAGTTCACCATCACGACCGAGGACGTCCCGGGCGACAAGTCGATCTGCGGCACCACCTACAAGGGTCTGCCGGGCGACGTCTCCAAGGGCGACCAGGTCCTGATCAATGACGGCAACGTCGAGCTGCGGGTCGTCGAGGTCGACGGCCCGAACGTGAAGACGATCGTCATCGAGGGCGGCGTCATCTCGGACCACAAGGGCATCAACCTGCCCGGTACGGCCGTGAACGTGCCGGCGCTGTCCGAGAAGGACGTCGACGACCTGCGCTTCGCCCTGCAGATGGGCTGCGACCTGGTCGCGCTGTCCTTCGTGCGCGACGCCCACGACGTGAACGACGTCCACAAGGTCATGGACGAGGAGGGCCGCCGGGTCCCCGTCATCGCCAAGGTGGAGAAGCCCCAGGCGGTGGAGAACATGGAGGCCGTCGTGGCGGCCTTCGACGGTGTCATGGTGGCCCGTGGCGACCTGGCCGTCGAGTACCCCCTGGAGCGGGTCCCGATGGTGCAGAAGCGCCTCGTGGAGCTGTGCCGGCGCAACGCCAAGCCGGTGATCGTCGCGACCCAGATGATGGAGTCGATGATCACCAACTCCCGCCCCACGCGCGCCGAGGCGTCCGACGTGGCCAACGCGATCCTGGACGGGGCGGACGCGGTCATGCTGTCGGCCGAGTCCAGCGTCGGCGCGTACCCGATCGAGACCGTGAAGACGATGTCGAAGATCGTCGTCGCGGCCGAGGAGGAGCTGCTCTCCAAGGGCCTCCAGCCGCTCGTGCCGGGCAAGAAGCCGCGTACGCAGGGTGGTTCCGTGGCCCGTGCCGCGTGCGAGATCGCGGACTTCCTCGGTGGCAAGGGCCTGGTGGCCTTCACCAAGTCCGGTGACACCGCCCGCCGCCTGTCCCGCTATCGCGCGGCCCAGCCGATCCAGGCGTTCACCACGGACGAGGGCACCCGCAACCAGCTCGCGCTGAGCTGGGGCGTCGAGTCGCACGTCGTGCCGTTCGTGCACAGCACCGACGAGATGGTCGAGCTGGTCGACAGCGAGCTGCGCAAGCTCAACCGCTTCAGTGACGGCGACATCGTCGTGATGACCGCCGGCTCGCCCCCCGGCGTCACCGGCACCACGAACATGGTCCGCGTGCACCACCTGGGCGGCTGACCGCCTCCCGTACGCGGCTGAGGGCGCTCCCTGGTTCACAGGGGGCGCCCTCGGTGCGTTCTGCCGTGCTGTCTTGCTGCCGTGCTGTCCACCGCGTCCCGGGGGCTAGCCGAGGGGCGTGTTGTACTGCCTCATCCCGGGGATCGTCAGGTCGCCGCCGAACTGGGCGGCCTGGACGACCTTCACCTTCGTGAAGTAGATCAGCGGGATGTTCAGCGGCGGAGGGTTCTCCGGGTCGAACGTGATCGGGATCAGTCCGAGCAGGTTGCCGGAGATGCTCTCCGTGTACATGACCGTCTTGCCGTCCTTGATGGTGGACGTCGTGCCGCTGCCCGCCTGGACGTGGTAGCGCACCCCGGCGTCCTTGTCGTCGACCGTCTGGTGCAGGTCGCCGATGTCGGTGCCGTTGGAGATCACGTACTTCAGGACCTTCTTGACCGAGCCGTTGGCGGTCTTCACCTTGACGATGCCCTTGTAGTCGGCGCCCTTGAGGGTCAGGGAGCTGGCCTCCAGCATCCACGGGTCGTCGGCGAGGGCGGGGATGCCCTGCTCGACACCGCTCTCGTCGTCCGTGGCGGCCGGGCAGTCGTCGGGGTCCGTGGTGGAGCTCGCGGACGGGCTGGGCGTCGCGGAGGCGGTGGCCTCGTCGGCCGCGTCCTCCAGCTCGTCCTTGGCGTCCTTCGCGGCCTCGGACGCCTTGTCGGTGACGTCCTTGGCCGTGTCCTCGGCCTTGCCGGCCGTGTCCTTGACGGTGTCCTCGACGTCGTCGGCCGCGTCGGACGCGCCCTTGGTGGCCGAGGCGCTGGGCGTGGCGGACGGCTCCGCGGTGGGGGTCGCGGTCTCCTTCCCGCCGGGCGTGAGGATGTCCTCAAGCGCGTCGCCGATCTCGTCCAGGACGTTGCCGCTGCTCTGCGACGGCGTGGGCGTCGGTGTGGACGCGCCGCCCCCGGACCCGGCCGGCTTGCTCGCCGAGGCGGACGGCGTGGGTTCGGGCTTGTCCTCGGAACCTGAATCCGAGGAAGAGCCGTCGCCCGTCGAGCCGTCGCCCGCGGAGTCGTCGTCCGAGGCGGGAGCGCTGGTCGAGGCGGAGGGCGACGGGGTGGCCGTCGTGTCCTTCTCCTCGTCGGCCTTGTCGTCCTTGGCGTCCTTGGCGCTGTCGTCCAGCGCCTCGACGCAGTCCTTGTACTCGTCGATCGTGAGGTTCTTCGCCGACGGCTTGTCGTCGGCCTGGGCGAGGGTCGGTGTGAACCCCATGCCCATGAGGATCGCGGTCGGCATCGACGCTATGGCTATCGCCTTGCCCGCGGGCACGTGCAGCCTGGTGAACAGCGGCTTCCTGGGGGCTGCGTGCCGCGGCCCGGTTCTCTCACGGGACTCGCCCGCGGAGTCCGCGTAGTGGACCTCGTCAGCCGGCACTGTGCCTCCCGTTCGCCCCGTCATCGGGGCTCGTTCCTGACAGATCGTTCGGCCCGCCCGTCCCGTCGGCCGGCGCGGCCTGCGGAACGCCTCCCTTGTCCGTACGGTCCGTCCCGGTCCGACGCTCGGCCGACTCCTCGCCCGGCACCCACGCGACCGCCATCCCGCCGCCCACCAGGGCCAGCAGGAAGCCGATCAGGAAGCCGCCGAGGTTCGACACGGGGATGGAGACCAGCCCCAGCAGGATCGCCGCGACACCGGCGAAGACCCGCACGTGCTTCTGGTACCAGAGGCTGATTCCGAGAACACCCAGGAGCACTCCGATGATGAGCGAACCGGCACCCGCGGTCGTCGCCATGGCCAGCGTGAGATGCCCGATCTGAAGGTTCGCATACGGGAAGTACGCGATCGGGAATCCGGCGAGCAGGATGAACAGGCCGGCCCAGAACGGGCGGCCACCACGCCAGACACGGAACCGCAGCCGCCAGTAGTCGAATTGACCGCGCGCGGCAGGATTCCCTGCAGGAGTCTCGGCGCTCATGGAAAACAGCTCCCTGGAACGGCGTTGCTGTGAGAGGTTCACGTACTGCTCAGAATGACTGAGCAAGGTACTACTCAGTAGGACTGAGCAGGGGGACGGGCGGGCGAGGCAGCACAGGCTCCCTCACCCGCCCAGGGAGTGCTTAGTAGCACTCCTTGACACCCTTGGACAGCGACATCTTCAGACCGCTGAGCTTGAAGGTGCCGGCGGTGGTCGCCCACGCCGTCTGCTTCACGTCGGTCAGCACGGCCTTCTCGGCCTGCTGCGCGAAGCCGTAGGGGTTCGCCTGGTCACCCTTGGCGATTCCCGGACCCTTGCTCGCGTCCTTGGCCGCAACACCGATGTCGATGTTGGTGAAGGTCGCGTTGGCCGAGAGGTCCTCGACGTCGATGTAGAGGTTCTCGGCCTCTACCGGCTTGCTGCCGCCGCCCGCCTTGAGGGTCAGGCTGACCGACCCGAGCAGCGGGATGTCCGGGGTGACCACGGACTGGCACATGTTCGTGATCGAGGCGGACTTGAACGCCGACACCGCGACCGGGTGCGCCGTCTTGTCGCCCTTGAGCGTGTACCCCTGGTCGATGGCTCCGTACTGCGAGAAGCCGGTGCCGACCAACTGGTCAGCCGTCACCTTGAACGACTGACCCGACACGCTGAACGACGCGGCGAGAGCGCCTTGTGCCAGTGCGATGCCTATGCACGCCGTGGCGGCCACGCTGGGCACCATGACGACGGCGAACCGCTTCCATCTGGTCCCGCCACGCACCTGGGACTCCATATTTCCTCCTTCTCGGACGTACATCTCCGGCCCTGGCCGCCGCCAGACAGCGACTCAGCCGGGCAGGGATGGGAGAAGTGCTACGTCCTCGGGAAGGAGAGCGCCCGAACCCGGAGGCGCGCAACGCACCCGAATCACCGGCGATCACCCCCGAGCGACAACCACTGGTCGCGCCTGAACACTTCACGCACAACCTGCCGGACAGGCTCCGCCTAGCGGCGAAGACCCCCCTGTCCAAGGACCGGCGCCACTGCCGCCGCCCCTACTCGGTGGGGACCCAAGGAAACCCGCTGACCCGAGTGGTTGTCGGGGGAAGGTAATGGACCGAGCGTCGCCGATCGTGGTGCATTCTCGCCGCCCGCACAAGGGGGTTCGTTACTGGCTAGTAACGGCCGGATAACCGAACAACGACCCGTCGGTGTCGGCCGACCACCGAGGGTGGCCCCGAGCGAGGTGACAAAGTGATCGAAGATTGGACGGAATCCGACAGATCACCACCCCGGCCTTACTCCCAGTAACAGCGGCCGCGTTTACCAAGTTTTGGTAAAACGCGGCCACTGTGCAGCCTTCGCGGCAAATCCTTCACCCGGGCATCACGGGTCGCCGCGTTTAGCGACTGGTCAGAACAGAGCGCGCGCCAGCGCCCTGCGCGCCGCCGTCACACGCGGGTCGTCGCCGCCGACGACCTCGAAGAGCTCCAGCAGCCGGACGCGCGCCGCCTCGCGGTCGTCGCCCGCCGTACGCGCCACGGTGTCGACGAGCCGCCCCAGGGCGTCCTCCACATGGCCGCCCACCAGATCGAGGTCGGCCGCGGCGATCTGCGCCGGTACGTCACCGGGCTTGTCCGCGGCCTCCTTGCGCACCTGCTGGGGGTCCACGCCCTGCACCCGCTGGAGCAGTTCGGCCTGGGCGAGGCCCAGCTTGGCCTCCGTGTTGCCCGGGTCGTCGCTCAGCACGTTCCGGTACGCCTGGACCGCGCCGGCCAGGTCCCCCGCGTCCAGCGCCTGCACGGCGGCTTCGAGCAGCGCGTCGTACGGACCGACCGGGACCTCGGAAGCCGCGGCGGCCCCCTCCGGGCCGTCCCCCTCGCCGTCCTGCGCCACGGTCACGCCCGTGAGCCCGAACCGCTCCTCGGCGACCTGGACGAGCTGGTCCAGCGTGCCCCGGATCTGCGCCTCGGGAGCGGCGCCCTGGAAGAGCGGCAGGGCCTGGCCGGCCACCACCGCGAAGACGGCCGGGATGCCCTGGATCCCGAACTGCTGCATCAGCATCTGATTGGCGTCGACGTCGATCTTGGCGAGGACGAACCGGCCGTTGTACTCGACGGTGAGCCGCTCAAGGAGCGGGCTGAGCTGCTTGCACGGCTCGCACCACTCGGCCCAGAAGTCGATGACGACCGGCACCTCGGTGGAGCGCTGAAGGACGTCCCGCTCAAAACCCGCCTCGTCGACGTCGATGACGAGACTCGACGCGGACACTGCGGGAACGGCCCCGCCCCCCTGTCGTACCGCTTCGGCGCGCGCCTGCTCCGCCTTCGCCTTGGCCTCCTGGGCCGCTTTCACCGCGGCGAGGTCGACGACTCCGCTCATGGACATGTTCCGTGGCTGCATGCGTCTATCCTCCCCCCTCCGCGCGCCTGTGTGAAAAGCGCTGTGAAAGCCAGTCCTGATACGTGTTTCTGACGCCGGGTCCCCACCTGGCGCCGCGTGGTCGTCGCGCTTTCGCTACGGCCCGTAGCGTAACTGTCCCGGCGCGGCCGGGGGAAGCCCATTCCGGTGATCTCCCTCACCCGTCCACAGGATCCCCCTCGGCGGAACGCCCGGATATGGTCGCCGACATGCAAAGTCGCAGTTCCGCACCCCGTACGGGCCGTACGGGACGTCCGCGCAGCGCCGAGGCCGACGAGGCGATCCTGGCGGCGACGCGTGCGGCCCTCGTGGAACTGGGCTGGTCGGGACTGACACTGGGCGATGTGGCCACCCGCGCGGGTGTCGCGAAAACGACCCTCTACCGGCGCTGGGCGGGCAAGAACGAGCTGGTGGTCGACGCGGTGGCGGTGCTCTTCGACGAGCTCGAACTGCCCGACCGGGGCAGCCTCGCCGCCGACGTGGAGGGCGTGGTCCTGCAGTTCGCCGGGCTGCTGGAGCGGCCGGAGACCAAGACCGCGCTGATGGCGGTGGTCGCCGAGTCGACCAGTGACGCCGTTCTGCGCGACCGTATCCGCTCGTCGATCGTCGACCGCCAGAAACGTCTCGTCACGGAGGGACGCGCCCGCGCGCAGGCCCGGGGGGAGTTGCCGACGGAGAGCGACCCGGAGACGGCCGCCCGCGGCTCGGACCTCATCTTCGACGTGATCGCCGGCGCGGTCGTGCACCGCTGCCTGGTGAGTTCGAAGCCCGTCGACACGGACTGGGCCCGCGACTTCACCCGCCTCCTGCTGAGCGGGCTGACCGCGATCTCACCGGCCTGACCGGTCAGCGACCGGTCAGCTCGTCAGCTCGCACCGGACGAGCTTTCCGCCCGTCCGGGAGCGCCCCATCGGGTTACGGGCGGTCGGAGCAGGCCGCCCGGCGGACGTGCCATGAAGACGTCGATCGGGTCCTGCTCCTCGACGACGAACCCGTGGCGCTCGTAGAGCCGTCGGGCGGCACTGCCCTGCAAGACGTTCAGACGGACGGTCGCGCCCTGAGCGTCGGTCCGCTCCAGCACCGTACGCAGGACAGCGGATCCGAGCCCCCGGCCCTGATGGTGGGGAGCGAGGTAGAAGTGCTCCAGCAACTGCCGGCCTTCGGAGGGCCGGACCGTGACGCAGCCCACGAGTTCGCGGTCGATCTCGACGATCGAGGTGTGCCGCGTGGAGAAGGAGTCCCGCAGCCGCTGCCGCACCCGGTGCTCGTCGTAGCGTCCAAGGCGTTCCAGATCCGCACGCATCACCGTGGCGCGCAGTTCCGCGACCGCCTCGACGTCCGATGACACCGCGGAACGCAGCGTCCAGTCGACGGGACACACGACCAGCACCCCCTGCATCACACCCACCCGCCCGGGCCACCTCATCCGGGCGGTCACAGCGGACCGCTCGCCGGTCAGGCCTTCGCGACCGCGCCCGGGTCGTCGACGACCTTGGACTCCAGCTCGCGGCTGACCTTGCGCTCCAC
Coding sequences:
- a CDS encoding DUF6114 domain-containing protein, with the translated sequence MSAETPAGNPAARGQFDYWRLRFRVWRGGRPFWAGLFILLAGFPIAYFPYANLQIGHLTLAMATTAGAGSLIIGVLLGVLGISLWYQKHVRVFAGVAAILLGLVSIPVSNLGGFLIGFLLALVGGGMAVAWVPGEESAERRTGTDRTDKGGVPQAAPADGTGGPNDLSGTSPDDGANGRHSAG
- a CDS encoding acetate kinase, translated to MSATRVLVLNSGSSSVKYQLLDMGDGSRLAAGLVERIGEETSRLKHSPLATGGEPRETTGPIADHEAALKAVAGELSRDGLGLDSPELAAIGHRVVHGGRRFTRPTVVDDAVLAEIERLIPVAPLHNPANLTGIRTARALRPDLPQVAVFDTAFHTTMPESAARYAIDVKTADEHRIRRYGFHGTSHAYVSRKAAELLGRAPEDVNVIVLHLGNGASASAVEGGRCVDTSMGLTPLEGLVMGTRSGDVDPAVIFHLMRVGEMSTDEIDTLLNKKSGLLGLCGDNDMREIRRRIDEGGEDAAPARLAFDIYIHRLKKYIGAYYAVLGRVDAVVFTAGVGENAAPVREAAIAGLDSLGLAVDGGLNAVRSGEARLISPEGARVAVAVVPTDEELEIAHQTYALVADKDAGTA
- a CDS encoding TetR/AcrR family transcriptional regulator; amino-acid sequence: MQSRSSAPRTGRTGRPRSAEADEAILAATRAALVELGWSGLTLGDVATRAGVAKTTLYRRWAGKNELVVDAVAVLFDELELPDRGSLAADVEGVVLQFAGLLERPETKTALMAVVAESTSDAVLRDRIRSSIVDRQKRLVTEGRARAQARGELPTESDPETAARGSDLIFDVIAGAVVHRCLVSSKPVDTDWARDFTRLLLSGLTAISPA
- a CDS encoding DUF6230 family protein, translating into MESQVRGGTRWKRFAVVMVPSVAATACIGIALAQGALAASFSVSGQSFKVTADQLVGTGFSQYGAIDQGYTLKGDKTAHPVAVSAFKSASITNMCQSVVTPDIPLLGSVSLTLKAGGGSKPVEAENLYIDVEDLSANATFTNIDIGVAAKDASKGPGIAKGDQANPYGFAQQAEKAVLTDVKQTAWATTAGTFKLSGLKMSLSKGVKECY
- the pyk gene encoding pyruvate kinase is translated as MRRSKIVCTLGPAVDSHEQLVSLIEAGMNVARFNFSHGSHAEHQGRYERVRSAARETGRAIGVLADLQGPKIRLETFAEGPVELERGDEFTITTEDVPGDKSICGTTYKGLPGDVSKGDQVLINDGNVELRVVEVDGPNVKTIVIEGGVISDHKGINLPGTAVNVPALSEKDVDDLRFALQMGCDLVALSFVRDAHDVNDVHKVMDEEGRRVPVIAKVEKPQAVENMEAVVAAFDGVMVARGDLAVEYPLERVPMVQKRLVELCRRNAKPVIVATQMMESMITNSRPTRAEASDVANAILDGADAVMLSAESSVGAYPIETVKTMSKIVVAAEEELLSKGLQPLVPGKKPRTQGGSVARAACEIADFLGGKGLVAFTKSGDTARRLSRYRAAQPIQAFTTDEGTRNQLALSWGVESHVVPFVHSTDEMVELVDSELRKLNRFSDGDIVVMTAGSPPGVTGTTNMVRVHHLGG
- a CDS encoding GNAT family N-acetyltransferase — its product is MQGVLVVCPVDWTLRSAVSSDVEAVAELRATVMRADLERLGRYDEHRVRQRLRDSFSTRHTSIVEIDRELVGCVTVRPSEGRQLLEHFYLAPHHQGRGLGSAVLRTVLERTDAQGATVRLNVLQGSAARRLYERHGFVVEEQDPIDVFMARPPGGLLRPPVTRWGAPGRAESSSGAS
- a CDS encoding tetratricopeptide repeat protein, whose product is MQPRNMSMSGVVDLAAVKAAQEAKAKAEQARAEAVRQGGGAVPAVSASSLVIDVDEAGFERDVLQRSTEVPVVIDFWAEWCEPCKQLSPLLERLTVEYNGRFVLAKIDVDANQMLMQQFGIQGIPAVFAVVAGQALPLFQGAAPEAQIRGTLDQLVQVAEERFGLTGVTVAQDGEGDGPEGAAAASEVPVGPYDALLEAAVQALDAGDLAGAVQAYRNVLSDDPGNTEAKLGLAQAELLQRVQGVDPQQVRKEAADKPGDVPAQIAAADLDLVGGHVEDALGRLVDTVARTAGDDREAARVRLLELFEVVGGDDPRVTAARRALARALF